A region of Ochrobactrum quorumnocens DNA encodes the following proteins:
- a CDS encoding LysR family transcriptional regulator codes for MDIEDLQTFVEVADAGGVSPAARRLGISKSMVSRRLIRLEEALGIQLLARTTRGAALTEAGVTFREYAAKVCAEIDAAREIILPAGNLRGRLRVAVPLTSGPVHFAPVLSEMARLHPELQLQADYSDRFVDLIAEGFDCAIRVGALRDSNLIARRVGQIYGQLVASPDYIKKHGSPAAPDEISSHQALVGAETWRFMDGDKIVTVQPQGRFKTENGMALANAAAAGLGLAWLPDCVTQHYLASGALVPVMSKYPLPVGNVHVVRPPSPHPSQKVRILSELLIKSFEKNAPVWSAGT; via the coding sequence ATGGATATCGAGGATCTGCAGACATTTGTCGAAGTAGCTGACGCCGGGGGCGTTTCTCCCGCGGCACGTCGACTGGGGATATCCAAGTCGATGGTCAGCCGGCGCCTCATCCGTCTCGAGGAAGCTTTGGGTATCCAGCTTCTTGCACGAACGACCCGCGGTGCTGCGCTGACGGAAGCCGGTGTTACCTTTCGTGAATATGCTGCAAAGGTATGCGCCGAAATCGATGCGGCAAGGGAGATTATCCTGCCAGCCGGCAATCTTCGTGGACGCTTGCGGGTCGCCGTGCCACTGACATCGGGGCCAGTACATTTTGCCCCAGTGCTTTCTGAGATGGCGCGGCTCCATCCAGAGCTGCAATTACAGGCTGACTACAGTGATCGCTTCGTGGATCTGATCGCAGAGGGATTTGATTGTGCAATCCGGGTTGGTGCACTGCGCGATTCGAACCTGATCGCGAGGCGAGTTGGTCAGATTTATGGGCAGTTGGTCGCAAGCCCTGACTATATCAAGAAGCATGGCTCACCGGCAGCACCGGATGAGATCAGCTCTCACCAGGCTTTGGTGGGGGCTGAAACGTGGCGGTTCATGGATGGAGACAAAATCGTCACCGTGCAGCCGCAAGGACGGTTCAAAACCGAGAACGGAATGGCACTTGCCAATGCAGCCGCGGCCGGACTTGGCCTTGCATGGCTTCCCGACTGTGTCACGCAACATTATCTTGCGTCCGGTGCGCTCGTACCGGTTATGAGCAAATATCCCCTGCCGGTCGGCAATGTCCACGTCGTGCGCCCACCAAGTCCGCATCCGTCGCAAAAGGTGCGCATACTTTCCGAATTGCTGATCAAATCGTTTGAGAAAAATGCACCTGTTTGGAGTGCTGGGACATGA
- a CDS encoding alpha/beta fold hydrolase, whose product MTAITTQDGTRIFYKDWGSKDAQPIMFHHGWPLSADDWDNQMLFFLGKGYRVIAHDRRGHGRSDQTDTGNDMDTYASDVAELARELDLKDAVHVGHSTGGGEVIRYVARSQPGRVSKAVLIGAVPPIMLATPRYPGGLPMQVFDGFREALLRNRAQFFLDVPTGPFYGFNREGAEVSEGLIRNWWRQGMMGGAKAHYDCISAFSETDFTEDLKAVSQPVLLMHGEDDQVVPIDASARKAINLLPNGTLKTYPGLSHGLFATHPELINADLLAFIEGRDKA is encoded by the coding sequence ATGACGGCAATTACGACGCAGGACGGCACCCGGATCTTCTACAAGGACTGGGGTTCGAAAGACGCGCAGCCCATCATGTTCCATCACGGCTGGCCGCTCAGCGCGGACGACTGGGACAACCAGATGCTGTTCTTCCTCGGCAAGGGCTACCGCGTCATCGCGCATGACCGGCGCGGTCATGGTCGCTCGGACCAGACCGATACAGGCAATGACATGGACACATATGCGTCCGACGTCGCGGAGCTGGCCCGGGAACTCGATCTGAAGGACGCGGTTCACGTCGGGCACTCGACCGGTGGCGGTGAGGTGATCCGTTATGTCGCTCGCAGCCAGCCTGGTCGAGTGTCGAAGGCCGTGCTGATCGGCGCGGTACCGCCGATCATGCTGGCGACACCGCGTTATCCCGGCGGCCTGCCAATGCAGGTGTTCGACGGATTTCGCGAGGCGCTCCTGCGCAACCGCGCACAGTTCTTCCTCGATGTCCCGACTGGCCCCTTCTACGGCTTCAACCGCGAAGGTGCCGAAGTAAGCGAGGGGTTGATCCGCAACTGGTGGCGGCAAGGCATGATGGGCGGTGCAAAAGCCCACTACGACTGCATCTCCGCCTTCTCGGAGACGGATTTCACCGAGGACCTGAAAGCCGTTTCGCAGCCGGTTCTGCTGATGCACGGCGAAGACGATCAGGTGGTGCCGATCGACGCTTCGGCCCGCAAGGCGATCAACCTGCTGCCGAACGGCACGCTGAAGACCTATCCCGGCCTGTCGCACGGCCTGTTCGCCACACATCCCGAACTGATCAATGCCGATCTGCTGGCCTTCATCGAAGGCCGCGACAAGGCTTGA
- a CDS encoding monovalent cation:proton antiporter-2 (CPA2) family protein, with protein sequence MAEVSLGQTIGPAVVLMGAAVVAVPLFRRLGLGSVLGYFAAGVLVGPSVLGLFTDTQSILHFSELGVVMFLFVIGLELRPNKLWAMRAQIFGLGLVQVVAATAALALAGAVFFGLSATVAFIAGAGFVLSSTAVIMSVLQDRGELSSAEGQKSVAILLFEDLMIVPLLAVVAFLSPLSHRQAEWTDAFVAVAALLLLLGISRWGLNPFFALLARARTREVLTAGALLVVLGAALLMDVAGLSMAMGAFFAGVMLSSSSYRHQIESDIEPFRGLLMGLFFLAVGMSLDLSIVAAEWPFLLALLGAFTVAKGAVVYAVARLFGGSNHQALHRTSMFLQGGEFAFVLYAAATSGGVIDTRENALFATVVILSMVLTPLLTIATDLLLRTEESMDGVDPAHDLKGRVLVIGFGRFGQIASQIPLSQGVELSVIDRDPDRIRDAGRYGFKVFFGDGTRLDTLRHSGAEKADAIMICIDDPKAAMKIVELAQHEFTQAKLLVRSYDRGHAIDLIRAGVDYQIRETVESAYLMGAESLRALGYGKADIEDATTDIRRRDAERLSEQVHGDIMSGSNRLLLQPVRKPLL encoded by the coding sequence ATGGCTGAAGTGAGCCTGGGGCAAACGATTGGACCGGCAGTTGTCCTGATGGGAGCGGCTGTTGTCGCTGTGCCATTGTTCCGCCGGCTGGGGCTCGGATCGGTGCTCGGCTACTTCGCCGCTGGCGTTCTCGTCGGGCCATCGGTGCTGGGGTTGTTCACCGATACCCAATCCATCCTCCATTTTTCCGAGCTTGGCGTGGTGATGTTCCTGTTCGTGATCGGACTGGAGCTGCGCCCGAACAAATTATGGGCGATGCGGGCCCAGATTTTCGGGCTGGGCCTTGTCCAGGTCGTCGCCGCGACGGCAGCACTCGCGCTTGCGGGCGCGGTGTTCTTCGGCCTCTCTGCGACCGTCGCTTTCATCGCAGGAGCGGGCTTTGTCTTATCCTCGACCGCCGTGATAATGTCTGTGCTGCAGGACCGCGGGGAGCTTTCGAGCGCAGAGGGACAGAAGTCGGTCGCTATCCTGTTGTTTGAGGATCTGATGATCGTACCGCTGCTGGCGGTGGTCGCCTTCCTCTCGCCGCTATCGCATAGACAGGCAGAATGGACTGACGCCTTCGTGGCCGTTGCGGCGCTGCTCTTGCTTTTGGGCATTTCGCGCTGGGGCCTCAATCCGTTCTTCGCCTTGCTGGCACGTGCCCGCACCCGCGAAGTGCTGACGGCAGGAGCGCTGCTCGTCGTTCTCGGTGCAGCTCTGCTGATGGATGTCGCTGGATTGTCGATGGCGATGGGCGCGTTCTTTGCCGGGGTGATGCTCTCAAGCTCGAGCTACCGGCATCAGATCGAAAGCGATATTGAGCCGTTTCGCGGCTTGCTGATGGGACTGTTCTTCCTCGCGGTCGGCATGTCTCTGGACCTTTCGATCGTTGCGGCCGAATGGCCGTTTCTGCTGGCCCTGCTGGGCGCGTTCACGGTCGCGAAAGGTGCCGTGGTCTATGCAGTCGCGCGTCTGTTCGGAGGCTCCAACCACCAGGCCCTGCATCGCACATCCATGTTTCTCCAGGGTGGCGAATTTGCCTTCGTCCTTTATGCGGCAGCGACGTCGGGCGGCGTGATCGATACGCGGGAGAACGCACTGTTTGCCACTGTGGTGATTCTGTCCATGGTGCTGACCCCGCTGCTCACGATAGCGACCGACCTTCTGCTTCGTACGGAAGAGTCGATGGATGGCGTCGATCCCGCCCACGATCTCAAGGGGCGGGTCCTTGTCATCGGGTTCGGACGCTTCGGTCAGATCGCGTCACAGATACCTCTGTCGCAGGGAGTGGAGCTTTCTGTCATCGACAGGGACCCTGACCGCATCCGCGATGCCGGGCGATATGGCTTCAAAGTCTTCTTCGGCGACGGGACTCGACTCGACACGCTGCGACACTCCGGTGCGGAGAAAGCCGACGCAATCATGATCTGTATAGACGACCCGAAGGCCGCGATGAAGATCGTGGAACTGGCGCAACACGAATTCACCCAGGCGAAGCTTCTTGTCCGCAGCTACGATCGTGGACACGCGATAGATCTGATCCGCGCCGGCGTCGATTACCAGATCCGCGAAACAGTCGAATCCGCTTACCTGATGGGAGCCGAAAGTTTGCGGGCCTTGGGCTACGGAAAAGCCGATATTGAAGATGCCACCACCGACATTCGTCGCCGCGACGCCGAGCGCCTGTCCGAGCAGGTCCACGGGGACATCATGTCGGGCAGCAACCGGCTGCTCCTTCAACCCGTGCGAAAGCCGCTTCTCTGA
- a CDS encoding glutathione S-transferase family protein gives MPTLYYAMGACSLAPHIALEWIGAPYEAVRVQYGSRELLAVNPAGAVPTLREDDGWLLTQAGAILDYLAHKHPDAGLAGGDSLRARAEAHRWSAFFTSDVHAAFWPIFMPFRYTSDESESARQAAVEAGYKLVAKQLSILDRHLDGREYILNGARSMIDAYSFPMIRWALKLLPGGLEGYPNVLALHDRLAGDPAVQKVLACEAEGSPRKVERE, from the coding sequence ATGCCTACACTCTACTATGCCATGGGCGCGTGCTCGCTGGCGCCGCATATCGCACTCGAATGGATCGGCGCACCCTACGAGGCGGTCAGGGTGCAGTACGGTTCCAGGGAGCTTCTTGCGGTCAATCCGGCCGGGGCGGTGCCGACGCTCCGCGAGGATGACGGCTGGCTCCTGACACAGGCCGGTGCGATCCTCGACTATCTGGCGCACAAACACCCCGATGCCGGCCTTGCCGGCGGGGATAGCCTACGCGCCAGAGCCGAAGCGCATCGCTGGTCCGCCTTCTTCACTTCGGACGTTCATGCGGCCTTCTGGCCGATCTTCATGCCTTTCCGCTACACGAGCGACGAAAGTGAAAGTGCCCGGCAGGCGGCGGTCGAAGCCGGATACAAACTGGTCGCGAAGCAGTTAAGCATCCTCGACCGCCACTTGGATGGGCGAGAATATATCCTGAATGGCGCGCGCTCGATGATAGACGCCTATTCCTTCCCGATGATCCGCTGGGCGCTGAAGCTTCTGCCGGGAGGATTGGAAGGATATCCGAACGTGCTGGCACTTCATGACAGGTTGGCGGGCGATCCGGCCGTGCAGAAGGTCCTCGCGTGTGAGGCGGAAGGCTCACCGCGAAAGGTTGAGCGGGAATGA
- a CDS encoding RidA family protein: MEKPEFIVVPGFGEKFRENLHFSNAVKIGNRVETSGQGGWNDDLEIPEAIDEEIAAAFRNIELILAKAGAKWSHVVHVNTYHVGGFPPIVNETIVKLYRQYMPDHAPIWTQVGVEALGLPTMRFEIRVTAIIH, encoded by the coding sequence ATGGAAAAGCCTGAATTCATCGTCGTGCCGGGCTTCGGCGAAAAGTTTCGTGAAAACCTGCACTTCTCGAACGCTGTCAAGATCGGAAACCGGGTCGAGACCTCCGGCCAGGGAGGTTGGAACGACGATCTGGAGATCCCCGAGGCGATCGATGAAGAGATCGCCGCCGCATTCCGAAATATCGAACTGATCTTGGCGAAGGCCGGCGCGAAATGGTCGCACGTCGTTCACGTCAACACCTACCATGTCGGCGGTTTTCCTCCGATCGTCAACGAGACGATCGTCAAGCTGTACCGCCAGTACATGCCGGACCACGCACCGATCTGGACGCAGGTGGGCGTCGAGGCGCTGGGCCTGCCGACGATGCGGTTCGAGATCCGTGTCACCGCCATCATTCATTGA
- a CDS encoding alpha/beta hydrolase, which translates to MLHAAVREGAPLNALFATPSPQDHEAWRQMQIAADRYYAETLPEAAKETKGNLETLHFGTTTAHVATPENIRLADCVLIDLHGGALVFGGGDSCRESARIHAERHGMICYGIDYRMPPDHPYPAALSDCIVTYRHLIQRYGANRVVFSGRSAGGNLAMAAIMRARDEGLPFPAGVVLLSPEVDLTESGDSFQTNRTIDVILPSSLMSHNLLYANGADLSHPYLSPLFGEIAADFPPTFLQSGTRDLFLSNAVRFHRKLRRAGVPAELHVFETMPHGGFGGAPEDQELTEEIVRFVTGCLAKSSPSFASKVPNAYQTGARQGK; encoded by the coding sequence ATGTTGCACGCCGCCGTACGCGAGGGAGCGCCACTCAACGCACTCTTTGCAACACCATCACCACAAGATCATGAGGCATGGCGGCAGATGCAGATCGCTGCCGACAGGTATTACGCAGAAACTCTTCCGGAGGCTGCGAAGGAAACGAAAGGAAATCTCGAAACGCTACATTTCGGCACAACCACGGCCCATGTAGCGACACCGGAAAATATTAGACTTGCGGACTGCGTTCTTATCGATCTGCATGGCGGCGCGCTTGTTTTTGGCGGCGGCGATTCCTGTCGGGAAAGTGCGCGAATACATGCAGAGCGGCACGGTATGATCTGCTACGGTATCGACTATCGCATGCCACCAGATCACCCCTATCCCGCCGCCCTCAGCGACTGCATCGTAACCTACAGGCACCTGATCCAGCGCTATGGCGCAAACCGTGTCGTGTTTAGCGGTCGCTCGGCCGGCGGTAACTTGGCGATGGCTGCTATTATGAGGGCACGGGACGAAGGCCTGCCTTTTCCGGCCGGCGTCGTGCTCCTTTCCCCGGAAGTGGACCTCACTGAATCGGGCGACAGCTTTCAGACCAACCGGACGATCGACGTCATCCTGCCGAGTTCGCTGATGTCGCATAACCTGCTCTACGCAAACGGAGCGGACTTGTCTCATCCCTACCTGTCTCCACTTTTCGGGGAAATAGCGGCCGATTTTCCGCCGACTTTCCTGCAAAGTGGAACCCGCGATCTGTTCCTTTCCAATGCAGTGAGATTTCATCGCAAGCTGAGACGTGCGGGCGTTCCAGCAGAACTGCATGTTTTCGAGACAATGCCGCATGGCGGCTTTGGAGGCGCCCCGGAAGATCAGGAACTCACAGAGGAAATCGTTCGTTTTGTCACCGGCTGCCTGGCGAAGTCGTCACCCAGCTTTGCGTCGAAAGTCCCGAATGCATATCAAACCGGGGCACGACAGGGAAAATGA
- a CDS encoding response regulator, whose amino-acid sequence MRILLVEDEAEFAKAMRGALERDRFVVDWVTSISLASEASQSRVHELVLLDRTLPDGDGLSLVRQLRVDNPGVPIIVLSARGELNDRVAGLDDGADDYLVKPFDLEEMLARIRAVQRRPNELAPDEIVVGDIVFDMAFGEARVRATQLVLQRREVAVLTALIRRRGRVVLRETLEESVYGFDDAIQSNTLDSHISRLRRKFNEAGAGVEIHTVRGVGYLLRAKD is encoded by the coding sequence ATGAGGATACTTTTGGTCGAGGACGAGGCGGAGTTCGCCAAAGCAATGCGCGGCGCGCTTGAACGCGACCGTTTCGTGGTCGACTGGGTGACAAGCATTTCGCTTGCCAGTGAAGCATCCCAGTCGCGCGTGCATGAGCTTGTCCTGCTCGATCGCACATTGCCCGACGGCGACGGCCTTAGCCTTGTTCGACAGCTGCGGGTAGATAATCCGGGCGTGCCTATCATTGTGTTGAGCGCTCGTGGGGAACTGAACGACCGCGTTGCCGGGCTTGATGATGGCGCCGACGATTACCTGGTGAAGCCTTTCGACCTGGAGGAAATGCTTGCTCGCATCCGGGCCGTGCAGCGCCGCCCGAACGAACTTGCACCAGACGAGATCGTCGTCGGTGACATCGTATTCGACATGGCCTTTGGCGAAGCACGGGTTCGCGCAACGCAGTTGGTACTGCAAAGGCGTGAAGTTGCAGTGCTCACTGCGTTGATTCGGCGTCGCGGACGCGTTGTCCTGCGCGAGACGCTTGAGGAATCAGTCTACGGCTTCGACGACGCTATCCAGTCGAACACACTCGATTCTCATATCTCACGCTTGCGTCGAAAATTCAACGAAGCAGGCGCCGGCGTCGAGATTCATACGGTAAGAGGAGTGGGCTATTTGCTCAGGGCAAAGGATTGA
- a CDS encoding sensor histidine kinase, with amino-acid sequence MKIIAHGRVQPFTALITIASNIVATAIFLALALVSIVATPLIVKRALAGVIKTAEEAERIDAGRRGIRLSADKVPREISPLVRAVNEAFDRLDEGYDRQHRFIASAAHELRTPIAILRMKIDAATDKGLRLLLPDVSRLATLSEQLLDLHRLDNGAPSDRLDVVALARSVAADLAPVLVSSGKAIEVIVEQPGMIMGNTGSIERALTNLIQNAVEHGGDEVIVRVNGPSVEVEDNGPGIPGEEHERVLEPFHRLRPRSSGAGLGLNLVKQVVDHHGGRITIAEAPSGGAIVRLEFTAVS; translated from the coding sequence ATGAAAATCATTGCGCATGGTCGGGTCCAACCCTTCACAGCGCTCATCACCATTGCATCCAATATCGTAGCGACTGCCATTTTCCTCGCCCTGGCTCTCGTCTCCATCGTCGCGACGCCCTTGATCGTCAAGCGCGCCTTGGCCGGTGTCATAAAAACTGCGGAGGAAGCAGAGCGGATCGACGCCGGACGTCGCGGCATCCGTCTTTCGGCAGACAAGGTTCCACGCGAGATCAGCCCGCTCGTCCGCGCTGTCAATGAAGCTTTCGACCGTCTCGATGAAGGTTATGATCGTCAGCACCGTTTCATCGCGTCGGCCGCGCACGAGCTGCGCACGCCGATCGCGATATTGAGAATGAAGATCGACGCCGCGACCGACAAGGGTCTGCGATTGCTCTTGCCGGACGTATCACGGCTTGCGACGCTGTCCGAGCAACTTCTTGATCTTCATAGATTGGACAATGGCGCACCGAGCGACCGGCTCGACGTGGTTGCGCTCGCCCGCAGTGTCGCTGCGGATCTGGCGCCGGTGCTCGTTTCGTCGGGCAAGGCAATCGAGGTGATTGTTGAACAGCCCGGAATGATCATGGGCAATACCGGTTCGATAGAACGCGCGCTCACAAATCTCATCCAGAATGCTGTCGAGCATGGCGGGGACGAGGTGATAGTGCGAGTTAACGGCCCCTCCGTGGAAGTGGAGGATAACGGTCCCGGCATACCGGGCGAAGAACACGAACGGGTGCTTGAACCCTTTCACCGGCTAAGGCCGCGTTCTTCCGGTGCTGGCCTGGGTCTCAATCTGGTCAAACAGGTCGTGGATCACCATGGCGGCCGCATCACAATCGCAGAGGCCCCCAGCGGCGGGGCGATCGTACGGTTAGAGTTCACTGCGGTGTCGTAA
- a CDS encoding CPBP family intramembrane glutamic endopeptidase yields the protein MITDDRWQRPGWPEILIGLVAYAVLLVSFGLLMGLLPSNDPVVLGVVGSTAGGFVGVGAFTAAYSLRIRNLRSFGFRPVSPRWLLIATGVGIIGYGINLIIQFAYLAWFGSSDPQGILHAAARGGPLPFLLSFLGGAIFTPFGEEILFRGVVANAVNRYGAFAGIVLSAIIFGLAHGVGVILPVAIMVGILSAILFRATGSVWPCVILHCVYNGANSFASAMRFSPMQ from the coding sequence ATGATCACAGATGATCGATGGCAACGACCCGGCTGGCCAGAAATACTGATAGGGCTCGTCGCATACGCAGTGCTTCTTGTTTCGTTCGGCCTGCTAATGGGACTTCTACCCAGCAACGATCCCGTTGTCCTAGGAGTTGTCGGCTCGACGGCAGGAGGTTTCGTCGGCGTCGGTGCTTTCACCGCAGCATATAGCCTGCGGATACGGAATCTGCGCTCCTTCGGGTTCCGACCGGTCTCACCTCGCTGGCTCCTGATCGCGACTGGAGTCGGAATCATCGGATACGGTATCAACCTGATCATACAGTTCGCATACCTGGCCTGGTTTGGGAGCAGTGATCCTCAAGGCATCCTGCATGCGGCCGCGCGTGGTGGACCCTTACCGTTTCTCTTGTCTTTCCTGGGCGGCGCCATCTTCACGCCCTTTGGCGAGGAAATCCTGTTCAGAGGTGTCGTTGCGAATGCAGTCAACCGCTACGGCGCGTTTGCCGGCATCGTTCTGAGCGCGATCATATTCGGACTCGCGCACGGCGTCGGCGTGATCCTGCCCGTCGCGATCATGGTCGGTATTTTATCTGCTATCCTTTTCCGGGCAACCGGATCGGTCTGGCCCTGTGTCATCCTGCATTGCGTCTATAACGGCGCCAATAGTTTTGCATCGGCCATGAGATTTTCGCCAATGCAGTAA
- the ampC gene encoding class C beta-lactamase, whose translation MNRRYLLSFALALGAVPLDPGSAAETAIEQKAKDIFASTVREYKIPGLVVGATQNGRHSFYSYGFASLADQRPVSPDTIFELGSVSKLFTATLAAIAEQKGELSLDDTVAKHLCSNTCRIGDDITLMDLATHHSGGLPLQVPDEVDHVDKMAAWLKIWKPTQPGARSYSNVSIGMLGHITSKSMGMTYENTLKAELLTGLGLSNTWITVSNEAIADYAYGYDKTDQAIRVNPGVLDAEAYGIKSTARDMLTFLDAQLGQREVPADIKTAIARTHEGQFRTAYFTQDMIWEQYEWPVDEKKLISGNAPDFILNPQREDRIVPALPPQKQVLLNKTGSTNGFGAYVAFLPDKDLGVVVLANRNYPNEARVKATYALINALVSQE comes from the coding sequence TTGAACAGACGTTATCTCCTTTCGTTCGCGCTTGCGCTCGGTGCCGTGCCGTTGGACCCCGGATCTGCTGCTGAGACAGCAATTGAGCAGAAAGCGAAGGATATTTTCGCCTCCACGGTCAGGGAGTACAAAATTCCAGGACTCGTGGTCGGAGCGACCCAGAACGGCCGGCATAGTTTTTATAGCTATGGTTTTGCATCGCTGGCGGATCAGCGGCCCGTCAGCCCCGACACGATTTTCGAATTGGGATCGGTCAGCAAGCTTTTTACCGCGACCTTGGCGGCGATCGCGGAGCAGAAAGGTGAGCTATCGCTCGACGATACGGTTGCAAAACACCTTTGCTCGAATACGTGCCGGATCGGCGACGACATAACGCTAATGGATCTGGCCACCCATCACTCAGGTGGCCTGCCCCTCCAGGTGCCCGACGAGGTGGACCACGTCGATAAGATGGCTGCGTGGCTGAAAATCTGGAAACCGACGCAGCCTGGAGCGCGCAGCTACTCCAACGTCAGCATCGGCATGCTCGGACATATTACTTCCAAGTCCATGGGCATGACATACGAGAACACCCTGAAGGCTGAGCTTTTGACCGGACTTGGCCTGTCGAACACCTGGATCACGGTCTCGAATGAGGCGATCGCCGATTACGCCTATGGTTATGACAAGACCGACCAGGCCATTCGCGTCAATCCGGGCGTTCTCGACGCGGAAGCCTATGGCATCAAATCAACCGCTCGCGACATGCTGACGTTCCTTGATGCACAACTCGGTCAGCGGGAGGTTCCGGCGGATATCAAGACAGCGATTGCCCGCACACATGAAGGTCAGTTCCGGACTGCCTACTTCACGCAGGACATGATCTGGGAACAGTACGAATGGCCTGTCGATGAGAAAAAGCTTATATCGGGCAATGCTCCAGACTTCATTCTGAACCCTCAACGGGAAGATAGGATCGTGCCCGCTCTGCCACCCCAAAAGCAGGTTCTTCTAAACAAGACGGGATCGACGAACGGTTTCGGCGCATATGTCGCCTTTCTCCCGGACAAGGATCTGGGTGTCGTCGTGCTGGCGAACCGCAACTATCCCAATGAAGCACGTGTTAAAGCCACTTACGCACTCATCAACGCCTTGGTGTCTCAAGAGTAA
- a CDS encoding alpha/beta fold hydrolase — MLKLAATVAIATSLLSGTAIAQPVKPTIVLVHGAFADSSSWNGVIVNLQKDGYKTVAVANPLRSVSNDAGLVSDVVGSIEGPVVLVGHSYGGQIISNAANGHDNVKSLVYVAAFAPDSGESASDLAGRFPGGTLGEALAAPIKLTDGGVDLSIDQTKFRDQFAHDVPPDASALMAVGQRPITEAALTDKSGEPAWKTLPSYFVYGDSDKNIPAKALGFMAERAGSRQTVVVEGASHVVMVSHPKIVADLIEEAAK, encoded by the coding sequence ATGCTCAAGCTTGCTGCAACGGTTGCTATTGCGACCTCCCTTCTATCCGGCACCGCTATCGCTCAACCGGTCAAGCCCACTATCGTCCTGGTTCATGGTGCATTTGCTGACTCGTCAAGCTGGAATGGCGTCATCGTCAACCTCCAAAAGGACGGCTATAAGACGGTCGCTGTAGCCAACCCGTTGCGAAGTGTATCAAATGATGCGGGTCTCGTGTCCGACGTCGTCGGAAGCATCGAGGGCCCGGTGGTGCTCGTTGGTCATTCCTATGGAGGCCAAATTATCTCCAACGCTGCGAATGGGCACGACAACGTCAAGTCACTCGTCTATGTGGCTGCCTTCGCACCGGATTCTGGCGAATCTGCATCCGATCTGGCGGGCAGGTTCCCCGGCGGCACGCTTGGGGAAGCGCTTGCTGCTCCCATCAAGCTCACTGACGGTGGCGTCGATCTCTCCATCGACCAGACCAAGTTCCGCGACCAGTTCGCGCACGACGTTCCGCCAGATGCCTCGGCACTAATGGCTGTCGGCCAGCGGCCAATCACTGAAGCGGCCCTGACGGACAAGTCCGGTGAACCGGCTTGGAAAACGCTGCCGTCGTACTTCGTCTATGGCGACAGCGACAAAAATATCCCGGCCAAGGCACTTGGCTTCATGGCAGAGCGTGCAGGCTCCAGGCAGACGGTCGTGGTCGAGGGGGCATCGCATGTTGTGATGGTCTCGCACCCGAAGATTGTGGCAGACCTGATCGAAGAGGCTGCGAAATAA